ACACCTCTAGAACTACTCAAAGAAGACTATCCGGATTGTAATGAAGGTGTTTTAAACTTTCCAGTCGTCAATATTAAGGAATATTTGAACTATTACTTTGATTTATTTAACCCTCAACCGTTAGAAACTGTTTATGATCCAAATGAGTTTTTATTGTTCCACGGTTTTGATGAAGAGGACCTAACAGAGGGATACCATGTTTCGATGCTTCACATAGAGCAACAATTTTTAGTGAGACAACTACGCCCTTTAAACGATAACTTCTTATGTTCAATAAAATAATTGGAATAAACAGCTATCAATTAAACTTTTTAAAAGCAATTAAAACTGTCTCAACCCTTATTCTTAAGATACATGGATCTAACGACATAACTCATATTCTTAATGCTATAAAAAATAACACTTTTGAACAAGAAGACTACTTCTGTAATGAGCAGGGAATTCCAGCGGACCTTTCTGTGGTATGGCAAACACTTCTAACTTTAACTCCAACAGAACAAGACAAAAAAATATTAACAATATATATAAACACGCATTATGACCACACAATGGAAAAAAGTGTAAGCGAGTGGATAATCTTTAGTCTAATGCGGGGACACTGGCCTATTTATAGAAACATAAAAACACTTGTTGATACTGGAAAAATAAAAGAAGCAGAGCAAATACTAACTCTACATAAAAAAGCTGTTGTATTATCTAAAATGATTATAAGAATCAATGGAACAAAAAATTTAAGCAAATTAAATAAAAATGATACAGGCACATTAATTCTTAGTCGTGCGTTTTTAGCCTACAAAATAAACATACCGGACTTAGAAAAATTTATTAATGACGCTACTTCTTTCTTAAAAAGACATCAATAAACAAAAAAGGGCATCTTTCGATGCCCTTTTTCCAATTCAACTATTATCTGCCAAATTATAATAAAAATAACATTTCTGAATAAGTTGGCATTGGCCAATACTCAGAACCAACCATAGCTTCTAATTCATCAACCGTTTTTCTAAGTTCTGCTTGTGCTGTAAATACTTTGTCTCTATATAATGAAGCCTGCTGTTCAGCATTTCCGTGAGCAGCTTGCGCTTTTTCAATAGCTTTTCCTAAAGATTCTGTTTTCTTAAATGTATCTAGAAGTAAAGAATTCAAGGTTTTAACTTGTGTTTCTAGCGCAGAATTTTTCAACCCTACTGATTCTACACTACCTAAAGTAGCAATTTGGTCGACTAAAAATTGACTCACCGCAGGAATAATTTGTCTCTTTACAATATGCACGGAAGTTAGGCCTTCAATGTTGATGGTTTTTGCATATCTTTCTAAATAAACTTCATATCTTGCTTCAAGCTCTCTTCTCGATAAGACATTATACTTTTCAAACACTTTAATATTTTCTGGTTTAATAAAAGCTTTAAGAGCATCCACTGTATTTTTTACATTTGGTAATCCTCTTTTTTCTGCTTCAGCTACCCAGACATCCCCATAACCATCTCCATTGAAAATAATCCTCTTATGTTTTTTGATTAATTTAACTAAAATGTCTTGGATTGCTTTGACCTTATCAGCAGCGGCTTCTACTTCCGTCGCAATATCATCTAAAAATTTCGCAACAATAGTGTTCAAGACACAGTTAGGCACTGCAACTGAGGAGGTCGAACCAACCATTCTAAATTCAAATTTATTTCCAGTAAATGCGAAGGGAGAAGTTCTATTCCTATCTGTATTATCAATAGGAACATTCGGTAATGTTCTGACGTTCATGCTCAACTTACCTTTTAAGCTTGCTGCTTTAAAAACACCGTTTTCGATACCTTCGATTATTTCTGTTAATTCACTTCCAAGATACACGGAAATAATCGCCGGAGGAGCTTCGTTAGCACCTAAACGATGTTCATTTCCGGGATTTGCAGCAGAAGCTCTTAATAAATCAGAATATTCATTAACAGCAGAAAGTGTTGCTACTAAAAACACTAAAAACTGCAAGTTATCATGGGGAGTATCTCCTTCCTCTAACATGTTTTGTCCGTCATTAGATGCTAATGACCAGTTATTATGTTTGCCTGAGCCATTAATACCCACATATGGTTTTTCGTGTAATAAACAAACAAAATCGTGTCTTATTGCAATATTAGTTAACGCTTCCATTACTAGATGGTTATGGTCTGTTGCAATATTTGTAGTTCCATAAACAACCGCTATTTCAAACTGAGAGGGAGCAACTTCATTATGTTTAGTTTTCACATTTACACCCAGTCTCCACAGTGTTCCATCGACTTCATGCATATAAGCTGCAACTCTTTCTTTAATTGACCCAAAATAATGATCCTCAAGCTCTTGTCCTTTTGGAGCAGGTGCACCAAACAATGTTCTGCCAGAAGTAATCAGGTCTAGTCTTTGTTCAAAAAATGATTTATCTATCAAAAAATATTCTTGTTCTGGACCCACAGTTGGGACAACTCTTGTTGCTTTGTCATTTCCAAATATTTTAAGGACCCTTAATGCTTGCTCATTGATAGCTTCCATTGACCTTAATAAGGGAATTTTATTATCAAGAGCTTCTCCTGTATAAGAATAAAAAGCCGTTGGAATACATAAGGTATATGATTCTCCGTCTGCTCTTAAAAAAGCTGGAGAAGTGCAATCCCATGCTGTATATCCTCTTGCTTCGAAAGTTGCCCGAATTCCACCACTTGGAAAAGAAGAAGCATCCGGCTCCCCCTTAAT
This region of Candidatus Margulisiibacteriota bacterium genomic DNA includes:
- a CDS encoding glutamine synthetase III, whose protein sequence is MKQENALYGFGELVFNDEVMQARLPKDVFKKLKKTISEGETLDASIAGLVANAMKDWALEKGATHFTHWFQPLTGTTAEKHDSFINPVSDGKGMVLEFSGKELIKGEPDASSFPSGGIRATFEARGYTAWDCTSPAFLRADGESYTLCIPTAFYSYTGEALDNKIPLLRSMEAINEQALRVLKIFGNDKATRVVPTVGPEQEYFLIDKSFFEQRLDLITSGRTLFGAPAPKGQELEDHYFGSIKERVAAYMHEVDGTLWRLGVNVKTKHNEVAPSQFEIAVVYGTTNIATDHNHLVMEALTNIAIRHDFVCLLHEKPYVGINGSGKHNNWSLASNDGQNMLEEGDTPHDNLQFLVFLVATLSAVNEYSDLLRASAANPGNEHRLGANEAPPAIISVYLGSELTEIIEGIENGVFKAASLKGKLSMNVRTLPNVPIDNTDRNRTSPFAFTGNKFEFRMVGSTSSVAVPNCVLNTIVAKFLDDIATEVEAAADKVKAIQDILVKLIKKHKRIIFNGDGYGDVWVAEAEKRGLPNVKNTVDALKAFIKPENIKVFEKYNVLSRRELEARYEVYLERYAKTINIEGLTSVHIVKRQIIPAVSQFLVDQIATLGSVESVGLKNSALETQVKTLNSLLLDTFKKTESLGKAIEKAQAAHGNAEQQASLYRDKVFTAQAELRKTVDELEAMVGSEYWPMPTYSEMLFLL